One window of the Bradyrhizobium sp. NP1 genome contains the following:
- the aspS gene encoding aspartate--tRNA ligase has protein sequence MHRYRTHTCGALRESHIGETVRLSGWCHRIRDHGGVLFIDLRDHYGITQCVVDPDSPAFKDAEKLRSEWVVRMEGKVRRRPEGTDNPELPTGLVEVYVADIEVLGPAAELPLPVFGEQEYPEDIRLKYRFLDLRREKLHQNIMTRGAIVDSMRRRMKEQGFFEFQTPILTASSPEGARDFLVPSRIHPGKFYALPQAPQQYKQLLMMSGFDRYFQIAPCFRDEDPRADRLPGEFYQLDVEMSFVTQDDVFAALEPVITGVFEEFAKGKPVTKGWPRIPFAEAIRKYGSDKPDLRNPIVMQDVSEHFRGSGFKVFARMLEDPKNQVWAIPGKGGGSRAFCDRMNSWAQGEGQPGLGYIMWREGGEGAGPLANNIGPERTAAIREQLGMKEGDAAFFVAGDPEKFWKFAGLARTKVGEELNLVDKERFELAWIVDFPMFEYNEDEKKVDFSHNPFSMPQGGLEALQTQDPLSIKAFQYDITCNGYEIASGGIRNHRPEAMVKAFEIAGYGEKEVVERFGGMYRAFQYGAPPHGGMAAGLDRIVMLLCGTTNLREISLFPMNQQAVDLLMGAPSEVTPKQLRELHIRLNVPQK, from the coding sequence ATGCATCGTTACCGGACCCACACCTGCGGCGCGCTCCGCGAGAGCCACATCGGCGAGACGGTCCGGCTGTCCGGCTGGTGCCACCGCATCCGTGACCATGGCGGCGTGCTGTTCATCGACTTGCGCGACCATTACGGCATCACCCAGTGCGTGGTCGATCCGGACTCGCCGGCGTTCAAGGATGCCGAGAAGCTGCGTTCCGAATGGGTGGTGCGGATGGAAGGCAAGGTGCGCCGCCGTCCAGAGGGTACCGACAACCCGGAGCTGCCGACTGGCCTGGTCGAGGTCTATGTCGCCGACATCGAGGTGTTGGGACCCGCGGCGGAGCTGCCGCTGCCGGTGTTCGGCGAGCAGGAATACCCCGAAGACATCCGCCTGAAATACCGCTTTCTCGACCTGCGCCGCGAGAAGCTGCACCAGAACATCATGACGCGCGGCGCCATCGTCGATTCCATGCGCCGGCGCATGAAGGAGCAGGGCTTCTTCGAGTTCCAGACCCCGATCCTGACCGCCTCCTCGCCGGAAGGCGCGCGCGACTTCCTGGTGCCGTCCCGTATCCATCCCGGAAAATTCTACGCGCTGCCGCAGGCGCCGCAGCAGTACAAGCAGCTCTTGATGATGTCGGGCTTCGATCGCTATTTCCAGATCGCGCCCTGCTTCCGCGACGAGGACCCGCGCGCCGACCGCCTGCCGGGCGAGTTCTACCAGCTCGACGTCGAGATGAGCTTCGTCACCCAGGACGACGTGTTCGCGGCGCTGGAGCCGGTGATCACGGGTGTGTTCGAGGAGTTCGCCAAGGGCAAGCCGGTGACCAAGGGCTGGCCGCGCATCCCCTTTGCCGAGGCCATCCGCAAATATGGCAGCGACAAGCCCGACCTGCGCAACCCGATCGTGATGCAGGACGTCTCCGAGCATTTCCGCGGCTCCGGCTTCAAGGTGTTCGCGCGGATGCTGGAGGACCCGAAGAACCAGGTCTGGGCGATCCCGGGCAAGGGTGGCGGCAGCCGCGCCTTCTGCGACCGCATGAACTCATGGGCGCAAGGTGAAGGCCAGCCCGGGCTCGGCTACATCATGTGGCGCGAGGGCGGCGAGGGCGCAGGTCCCCTTGCCAACAATATCGGCCCGGAGCGGACCGCAGCGATCCGCGAGCAGCTCGGCATGAAGGAGGGCGATGCCGCCTTCTTCGTCGCCGGCGATCCCGAGAAATTCTGGAAGTTCGCAGGCCTCGCCCGCACCAAGGTCGGCGAGGAGTTGAATCTCGTCGACAAGGAGCGGTTCGAGCTCGCCTGGATCGTCGACTTCCCGATGTTCGAGTATAACGAGGACGAGAAGAAGGTCGATTTCTCGCACAACCCGTTCTCGATGCCGCAAGGTGGACTCGAGGCGCTTCAGACGCAGGACCCGCTGTCGATCAAGGCATTCCAGTACGACATCACCTGCAACGGCTACGAGATCGCCTCCGGCGGCATCCGCAACCATCGCCCCGAGGCGATGGTCAAGGCGTTCGAGATCGCGGGCTATGGCGAGAAGGAGGTCGTCGAGCGGTTTGGCGGCATGTACCGCGCATTTCAGTACGGTGCACCGCCGCATGGCGGCATGGCGGCCGGCCTCGACCGTATCGTGATGCTCCTCTGCGGCACCACCAACCTGCGCGAAATCTCGCTCTTCCCGATGAATCAGCAGGCGGTGGACCTCTTGATGGGGGCGCCATCCGAGGTGACGCCGAAGCAGTTGCGCGAGCTTCACATCCGGCTCAATGTGCCGCAAAAATAG
- a CDS encoding protein adenylyltransferase SelO: MTVHFPFQNTYAALPANFFARVAPTPVSAPRLIKLNRPLAIHLGLDPDLLETAEGAEILAGKALPAGADPIAMAYAGHQFGQFVPQLGDGRAILLGEVIDRDGVRRDIQLKGSGPTPFSRRGDGRAALGPVLREYIVSEAMAALGIPTTRSLAAAITGENVIRETVLPGAVLTRVAASHIRVGTFQYFAARGDVEGVRQLADHVIARHYPDLALTERPYHALLKGVIGRQAELVARWLLVGFIHGVMNTDNTSISGETIDYGPCAFMDDYDPATVFSSIDELGRYAYGNQPRIALWNLTRLAECLLPLFSEDKEKAIEEAQAILGEFAGKFTAAYQAGLRRKIGLFTARDGDEALVQDLLDAMAKNQADFTLTFRRLSEAAGDPASDHSVRELFTDASAYDEWAARWLERLAAEPQSPEERRNAMRSVNPAFIPRNHRVEAVIAAATTKDDYAPFEELLKVLSRPYEDQPEFAAYADPPLPDQRVMQTFCGT; this comes from the coding sequence ATGACGGTGCATTTCCCCTTCCAGAACACCTATGCGGCGTTGCCGGCGAATTTTTTCGCCCGCGTCGCGCCGACGCCGGTGTCCGCCCCCCGGCTGATCAAGCTGAACCGGCCACTCGCGATTCACCTCGGCCTCGACCCTGATCTCCTGGAAACCGCCGAAGGCGCTGAAATCCTGGCCGGCAAGGCCTTGCCCGCCGGCGCCGATCCGATCGCCATGGCCTATGCCGGCCACCAGTTCGGACAATTTGTTCCCCAGCTCGGCGACGGCCGGGCCATCCTGCTCGGCGAGGTGATCGACAGGGACGGCGTCCGCCGCGACATCCAGCTCAAGGGCTCGGGTCCGACCCCGTTTTCCCGCCGGGGCGATGGCCGCGCCGCGCTCGGGCCGGTCCTGCGCGAATACATCGTCAGCGAGGCAATGGCCGCGCTCGGCATTCCGACCACGCGCTCGCTCGCAGCCGCGATCACCGGCGAGAATGTGATCCGCGAAACCGTGCTGCCCGGCGCAGTCCTGACCCGCGTCGCGGCAAGCCACATCCGGGTCGGCACCTTCCAGTATTTTGCCGCGCGCGGCGACGTCGAGGGCGTCCGCCAGCTCGCCGACCACGTTATCGCCCGGCATTATCCGGACCTCGCCCTCACCGAGCGCCCCTACCACGCCCTGCTCAAGGGCGTGATCGGGCGCCAGGCCGAGCTTGTCGCGCGCTGGCTCCTCGTCGGCTTCATCCACGGCGTGATGAACACCGACAACACCTCGATCTCAGGCGAGACCATCGATTACGGCCCCTGCGCCTTCATGGACGACTACGACCCCGCGACCGTCTTTTCGTCGATCGACGAGCTTGGCCGCTACGCCTATGGCAACCAGCCGCGGATCGCGTTGTGGAATCTGACGCGGCTTGCCGAATGCCTGCTGCCCTTGTTCAGCGAGGACAAGGAAAAGGCGATCGAGGAGGCCCAAGCGATTCTCGGCGAGTTCGCCGGGAAATTCACCGCCGCCTATCAGGCCGGCCTGCGGCGGAAAATCGGACTGTTCACCGCGCGCGATGGCGACGAGGCGCTGGTGCAGGACCTGCTCGATGCCATGGCGAAGAACCAGGCCGACTTCACCCTCACCTTCCGCCGCCTCAGCGAGGCGGCAGGCGATCCGGCCAGCGACCACAGTGTGCGCGAGCTGTTCACCGACGCGAGCGCCTATGACGAATGGGCGGCCCGCTGGCTGGAGCGGCTGGCCGCCGAGCCGCAATCGCCGGAAGAGCGGCGCAATGCGATGCGGTCCGTCAATCCCGCCTTCATTCCGCGCAACCACCGCGTCGAGGCGGTCATTGCGGCCGCAACGACGAAAGACGACTACGCCCCGTTCGAGGAGCTGCTCAAGGTGCTGTCCAGGCCCTATGAGGACCAGCCGGAATTTGCCGCCTACGCCGATCCGCCATTGCCGGACCAGCGCGTGATGCAGACCTTCTGCGGGACGTGA
- the rnd gene encoding ribonuclease D, with protein sequence MDLIATTSELAAACERLAKHPVITVDTEFLRETTYYPLLCVVQMASPEEAVVVDALAEGIELKPFFDLMSNEAVLKVFHAARQDIEIVWHRAGTVPHPIFDTQVAAMVLGYGDSIAYDQLVERITGHRPDKTHRFTDWSRRPLTKEQVHYAVSDVTHLRDVFIALDADLKKRRRSDWVSEEMEVLTSPRTYDFHPERAWERLKTRVRKPKELAVLMEVAAWREQEAQSRDVPRSRVLKDDAVGDVAIHAPTSLERLANLRSLPKGFDRSKWGSEIVAAVQRGLARDPDTLPKIEKPRSNSNGAAIVELLKVLLRMTSERHAVASKVIATVDDLEQIAADDQADVAALHGWRRELFGEAALQLKHGRLALAIERGRVVRVDRGEAPA encoded by the coding sequence ATGGATCTGATTGCTACCACTTCGGAACTCGCGGCCGCTTGCGAACGCCTTGCCAAGCACCCGGTAATCACCGTCGATACCGAGTTCCTCCGCGAAACCACTTATTACCCGCTGCTCTGCGTCGTGCAGATGGCGAGCCCCGAGGAAGCGGTCGTGGTCGACGCGCTGGCGGAGGGCATCGAGCTCAAACCGTTCTTCGACCTGATGTCGAACGAGGCGGTGCTGAAGGTGTTTCACGCCGCCCGCCAGGACATCGAGATCGTCTGGCACCGTGCGGGCACCGTCCCGCATCCGATTTTCGATACCCAGGTCGCCGCCATGGTGCTCGGCTATGGCGATTCCATCGCCTATGACCAGCTGGTCGAACGCATCACCGGTCACCGGCCGGACAAGACCCACCGCTTCACCGACTGGTCGCGCCGGCCGCTGACCAAGGAGCAGGTCCATTACGCCGTCTCCGACGTCACCCATTTGCGCGACGTCTTCATCGCGCTCGACGCCGACCTGAAGAAGCGTCGGCGCAGCGATTGGGTCAGCGAGGAGATGGAGGTTTTGACCTCGCCCCGCACTTACGATTTCCATCCCGAGCGCGCCTGGGAGCGGCTGAAGACGCGCGTGCGCAAGCCGAAGGAGCTTGCGGTGCTGATGGAGGTCGCCGCCTGGCGCGAGCAGGAAGCGCAGAGCCGCGACGTGCCGCGCAGCCGGGTCCTCAAGGACGACGCGGTCGGCGACGTCGCGATCCACGCACCGACCAGCCTGGAGAGGCTCGCCAATCTGCGCTCGCTGCCGAAAGGCTTTGACCGCTCGAAATGGGGCAGTGAAATCGTCGCCGCCGTGCAGCGCGGGCTGGCGCGCGATCCGGACACGCTGCCCAAGATCGAGAAGCCGCGGAGCAATTCCAACGGGGCCGCGATCGTCGAGCTGCTCAAGGTGCTCTTGCGCATGACCTCGGAGCGCCATGCGGTGGCGAGCAAGGTGATCGCGACGGTCGACGATCTCGAGCAGATCGCGGCCGACGATCAGGCCGACGTGGCCGCGCTGCATGGCTGGCGCCGCGAATTGTTCGGCGAGGCGGCGCTGCAGCTCAAGCATGGCCGGCTGGCGCTCGCGATCGAGCGCGGCCGGGTGGTGCGGGTCGACCGCGGCGAGGCGCCGGCCTAA
- a CDS encoding autotransporter outer membrane beta-barrel domain-containing protein yields MMGSPRLWLRGGSGGWPARAVAAVFALVAMMAAVPAAQAQVVGPPVGLPPPIPTPTMVNADISTGATALNLGSTFLERLGNQASGFDRIWRNNPGGGGASEAADNPPLRSWAEAYGISARNGAQGPFAADNRQTWGGVAGLGARVAPGVNIGVSIDQSRTSIDVPLALQSASLDLTQLGFNASVDKGPWTWAIALVHGFGAARSSRESGPGFATAAYHAELDGALTELSYYWNIEQTRIVPKVDFEYVRAANGSFQEAGGVDPLTVGGATLERARMLLGAEVGHYWIVDRRVVDLSAYGKFVDNFSQNFSAITASLGPESITLQGIGESRYGADAGASASIGLSNTARVYLNYDGKFRTTMQSHQGTVGVEVRW; encoded by the coding sequence ATGATGGGCTCACCGCGGCTTTGGCTGCGCGGCGGATCGGGCGGCTGGCCTGCGAGGGCGGTTGCGGCTGTTTTCGCGCTCGTCGCGATGATGGCGGCGGTACCGGCGGCGCAGGCGCAAGTGGTAGGCCCGCCGGTCGGGCTGCCGCCCCCGATCCCAACCCCGACGATGGTTAATGCCGACATCTCGACGGGCGCGACCGCATTGAACCTGGGGAGCACGTTCCTGGAGCGGCTCGGCAACCAGGCGAGCGGTTTCGATCGCATCTGGCGCAACAATCCCGGCGGCGGCGGCGCCTCGGAGGCCGCCGACAATCCGCCGCTGCGTTCGTGGGCCGAGGCCTACGGCATCTCGGCGCGAAACGGCGCGCAAGGCCCGTTCGCCGCCGACAACCGCCAGACCTGGGGTGGCGTCGCCGGCCTCGGCGCGCGCGTGGCACCCGGCGTCAATATCGGCGTCTCGATCGACCAGAGCCGCACCTCGATCGATGTGCCGCTGGCGCTGCAATCGGCAAGTCTTGATCTCACCCAGCTCGGCTTCAACGCCTCCGTGGACAAGGGGCCCTGGACCTGGGCGATCGCGCTGGTGCACGGCTTTGGTGCCGCCCGGTCGAGCCGCGAGTCCGGTCCGGGCTTTGCGACCGCGGCCTATCACGCCGAGCTCGATGGCGCGCTGACCGAACTCAGCTATTACTGGAATATCGAACAGACCCGCATCGTGCCGAAGGTCGATTTCGAATATGTCCGCGCCGCGAACGGATCGTTCCAGGAAGCGGGCGGCGTCGATCCGCTGACGGTGGGCGGCGCCACGCTCGAGCGTGCCCGCATGCTTCTTGGCGCGGAGGTCGGCCACTACTGGATCGTCGATCGCCGCGTCGTCGACCTCTCGGCTTACGGCAAGTTCGTCGACAATTTCTCGCAGAACTTCAGCGCGATCACGGCAAGCCTCGGCCCCGAGAGCATCACGCTGCAGGGGATCGGCGAAAGCCGCTATGGTGCGGATGCCGGCGCGTCCGCATCGATCGGCCTGAGCAATACGGCGCGGGTCTATCTGAACTATGACGGCAAGTTCCGCACCACGATGCAATCGCACCAGGGCACGGTCGGCGTCGAGGTGAGGTGGTAG
- a CDS encoding cold-shock protein: MPKGTVKWFNPTKGYGFIKPQVGDKDVFVHISAVERAGLTTLNENQVVEYDLVENRGKSSAENLKVS, encoded by the coding sequence ATGCCGAAGGGTACCGTCAAATGGTTCAACCCGACCAAGGGTTATGGGTTCATCAAGCCGCAGGTGGGCGATAAGGACGTTTTCGTCCACATCTCCGCCGTCGAGCGTGCTGGGCTCACGACCCTCAATGAAAACCAGGTCGTCGAGTATGACCTCGTGGAAAACCGCGGCAAGTCATCCGCGGAAAACCTCAAGGTTTCCTGA
- the purN gene encoding phosphoribosylglycinamide formyltransferase gives MKRRVAILISGRGSNMAALIEAAKTADFPAEIALVVSNRADAAGLARAKAAGVATALIESKPFGKDRAAFERALQSSLDQHRIELICLGGFMRLFTADFTRHWSGRMLNIHPSLLPSFPGLDPHGQALRAGVRISGATVHFVTAETDAGPIVVQGAVPVSDHDTTETLSERILEIEHRIYPEALRLLATGKIRLEQDRCRIEASATSGNFLISPTAS, from the coding sequence ATGAAGCGGCGCGTCGCCATCCTGATATCCGGACGCGGCTCCAACATGGCCGCGCTGATCGAGGCCGCGAAGACGGCGGATTTTCCGGCCGAGATCGCGCTTGTCGTTTCCAATCGCGCCGACGCGGCCGGGCTGGCGAGGGCGAAGGCGGCAGGTGTTGCGACCGCGCTGATCGAAAGCAAGCCATTCGGCAAGGATCGCGCTGCCTTCGAGCGGGCCCTGCAGTCGTCGCTCGACCAGCACCGCATCGAGCTGATCTGTCTCGGCGGCTTCATGCGGCTGTTCACGGCCGACTTCACCCGGCATTGGTCCGGGCGGATGCTCAACATCCACCCTTCGCTGCTGCCGTCGTTTCCCGGGCTCGATCCGCACGGCCAGGCGCTGCGCGCCGGCGTCAGGATATCGGGCGCGACAGTGCACTTCGTCACGGCGGAGACCGACGCGGGCCCTATCGTGGTTCAGGGCGCGGTTCCCGTGAGCGATCATGATACGACGGAAACGCTCTCCGAGCGCATCCTCGAGATCGAGCATCGCATCTATCCGGAAGCGCTGCGGCTGCTTGCGACCGGAAAAATCCGGCTGGAGCAGGATCGCTGCCGGATCGAGGCGAGCGCAACCTCAGGCAATTTCCTGATTTCGCCGACCGCGAGCTGA
- the purM gene encoding phosphoribosylformylglycinamidine cyclo-ligase, producing the protein MAERRNGLTYADSGVDIDAGNRLVDLIKPMVRATARPGADAEIGGFGGLFDLKAAGFKDPVLVAATDGVGTKVKIAIETGLHGGIGVDLVAMSVNDLVVQGAEPLFFLDYFACGKLEPEAAAAIVAGVAEGCRESGCALIGGETAEMPGLYKAGDYDLAGFAVGAAERGTLLPRSDIEAGDAVIGLASSGVHSNGFSLVRKIVESSRVSFDAPAPFSPVMTLGAALLTPTRLYVKSCLRAIRETGAIKGLAHITGGGFTDNIPRVLPKHLGVGIDLARLPVLPVFKWLAEQGGIAELELLRTFNCGIGMIAIVRADAIDQVCDVFREAGESVALLGEVIKASGEHRVVYNGHLDLSW; encoded by the coding sequence ATGGCCGAACGCAGAAACGGGCTCACTTACGCCGATTCGGGCGTCGATATCGACGCCGGTAATCGCCTGGTCGACCTCATCAAGCCAATGGTGCGCGCCACGGCGCGCCCGGGCGCCGACGCCGAGATCGGCGGCTTCGGCGGGCTGTTCGACCTCAAGGCCGCAGGCTTCAAGGACCCCGTCCTGGTCGCTGCGACCGACGGGGTCGGGACCAAGGTCAAGATCGCGATCGAAACCGGGCTGCATGGCGGCATCGGCGTCGACCTCGTTGCGATGTCGGTCAATGACCTCGTGGTGCAGGGCGCCGAACCCCTGTTCTTCCTGGACTACTTCGCCTGTGGCAAGCTCGAGCCGGAGGCCGCCGCCGCGATCGTGGCGGGTGTCGCGGAAGGCTGCCGCGAATCCGGCTGCGCGCTGATCGGCGGCGAAACCGCGGAGATGCCCGGCCTCTACAAAGCCGGCGATTACGACCTCGCCGGCTTTGCGGTCGGAGCGGCGGAGCGCGGCACGCTGCTGCCGCGGTCTGACATCGAAGCAGGCGACGCCGTGATCGGGCTTGCCTCGTCGGGTGTGCATTCCAACGGTTTCTCGCTGGTGCGCAAGATCGTCGAGAGCTCGCGCGTGAGCTTCGACGCGCCGGCACCGTTCTCGCCGGTCATGACGCTGGGCGCAGCGCTGTTGACGCCGACGCGGCTCTACGTGAAATCATGCCTGCGCGCGATCCGCGAGACCGGCGCGATCAAGGGCCTTGCGCACATCACTGGCGGCGGCTTCACCGACAACATTCCGCGCGTCTTGCCCAAGCACCTCGGCGTCGGCATTGATCTGGCGCGGCTGCCGGTGCTGCCGGTGTTCAAATGGCTCGCCGAACAGGGCGGCATCGCCGAGCTCGAGCTGCTGCGCACCTTCAATTGCGGTATCGGCATGATCGCGATCGTCAGGGCGGACGCGATCGACCAGGTCTGCGACGTCTTCAGGGAGGCCGGCGAGAGCGTCGCGTTGCTCGGCGAAGTGATCAAGGCAAGCGGCGAGCACCGCGTGGTCTACAACGGTCATCTCGACCTGTCGTGGTAG
- a CDS encoding CDP-alcohol phosphatidyltransferase family protein has product MSIPNIITLGRILLVPIIVWAIASGEMEIAFAIFVIAGVSDAVDGFLAKRFDMTSELGALLDPLADKALLVTIYVALGIWGAIPRWIVILVVSRDIMIVAAVIVSWLFDKPVPMKPLMVSKLNTVAQVAFAALVLASLGFGFRPAPYDLILMGFVTVFTLVSVSLYLVEWVRHMSTIEAR; this is encoded by the coding sequence GTGAGCATTCCGAACATCATCACGCTGGGTCGCATCCTGCTGGTCCCGATCATCGTCTGGGCGATCGCCTCGGGCGAAATGGAGATCGCGTTCGCCATCTTCGTGATCGCCGGCGTCAGCGATGCCGTGGACGGCTTCCTTGCCAAGCGCTTCGACATGACGAGCGAACTGGGCGCCCTGCTCGATCCGCTCGCCGACAAGGCGCTGCTGGTCACGATCTACGTGGCGCTCGGCATCTGGGGCGCGATCCCGCGCTGGATCGTGATCCTCGTGGTCTCCCGCGACATCATGATCGTCGCCGCCGTCATCGTGTCGTGGCTGTTCGACAAGCCGGTTCCGATGAAACCGCTGATGGTCTCCAAGCTCAATACCGTGGCCCAGGTCGCGTTCGCCGCCTTGGTGCTGGCCTCGCTCGGCTTCGGTTTCAGGCCAGCGCCCTATGATCTGATCCTGATGGGATTCGTAACCGTCTTTACGCTGGTGTCCGTATCGCTTTATCTCGTGGAATGGGTACGGCACATGAGCACGATAGAAGCGCGCTAG
- a CDS encoding DnaA/Hda family protein, whose product MAGRVQPRQLAFALPHAESLTRDDFLEGPANAAGLALIDAWPEWPNRVMLLVGPEGAGKSHLASIWAEQAGARSTTARALDLAAVPAALATGALVVEDLKPGEFDERALFHLMNLAREDGAFVLITARAAPAAAEIELRDLRSRLRALPVISLLPPDDGLLRALIVKFCADRQLAVDEAVVSYLASRIERSYAAARQAVALLDSEALRLGRPVTRALAAELLRKT is encoded by the coding sequence GTGGCTGGCCGCGTTCAACCCCGTCAACTGGCCTTTGCGTTGCCGCATGCGGAGAGCCTGACGCGCGACGATTTCCTGGAGGGCCCGGCCAATGCGGCGGGCCTCGCGCTGATCGACGCGTGGCCGGAATGGCCGAACCGCGTCATGCTGCTGGTGGGGCCGGAAGGTGCTGGCAAGAGCCACCTCGCCAGCATCTGGGCCGAGCAGGCCGGCGCCCGATCGACCACGGCGCGCGCGCTTGATCTCGCCGCAGTCCCCGCGGCGCTCGCAACCGGCGCGCTGGTTGTCGAAGATCTGAAACCCGGCGAGTTTGACGAGCGCGCGCTGTTTCACCTGATGAACCTGGCGCGCGAGGACGGAGCCTTCGTGCTGATCACCGCCCGCGCGGCACCGGCGGCGGCCGAGATCGAGCTGCGCGACCTGCGGTCGCGCCTGCGCGCGCTGCCCGTGATATCGCTGCTGCCGCCCGACGACGGGCTGTTGCGCGCACTGATCGTCAAATTCTGCGCCGACCGGCAGCTGGCGGTCGACGAGGCCGTCGTCAGCTATCTCGCCAGCCGGATCGAGCGCTCCTACGCCGCGGCGCGGCAGGCGGTCGCGCTGCTCGACAGCGAGGCCTTGCGGCTGGGCCGGCCGGTAACGCGGGCGCTCGCCGCGGAACTGCTCCGCAAAACCTGA